In the genome of Massilia sp. UMI-21, the window GCCGCCGAAGCGCTCGTGGATGCCGGCGTGGTCGTAGTAGTTATGGACGAGGCAGCCATGCTGCTCGAGGCGGGCGATGCCGCGGTCGACGGCGCAGGGCTCGAGCGCCTGGCCGGCCGGGGCCACGATGGCGATGCCGATTTGTTGGGTGATCACTGGTTGACGACTATTGTTTGACGAATAAGCGAGGTGTTGAGTCCGGCAACATCTTACCCCTGGCGTGGGCGTCGATCAAGGCAAGCAGGCGCTCGACGAGTTGCGGCGGCAAGTCGTGGCCCATGCCCTCGATGATTTCGAGGCGGGCGCCGGGGATGCGACTGGCGGTGTCTTCGCCGCAGGCGAGCGGCACCAGCGGGTCGGCGGCGCCGTGGATGATGAGGGATGGCGCGGTGATGGTGCGCAGCAGCGCGCAGCGGTCGCCCGAGGCGGCAATGGCCATCGTCTGGCGCGCTACCCCCGCCGGGCAATAGCTCCGGTGAACCGAACGGGCCACCCGCTTGCGCAAGACCTTGTCGGGCGTCGGGTAGGACGGGCTGCCGATGCCGCGCGCCACGCTGAGCTCATGCGCGATGATGCTCTCGGTGTCGGCCGGATCGGCAGGGCGGCGCGCCAGCAGCTTGCTGATTTTTTTCTCCGGACCCGGAAGGCCGCGCCGGCAACTGCTCGACATGATGGAAGTCAGGCTGAGGATGCGCTGCGGGTAACGCGCCGCCAGGATCTGGGCGATCATGCCGCCCATCGCGACCCCGACCACGTGGGCGCGCGCCACACCGAGCGCGGACAGCACACCAATCGCGTCTTCGGCCATGTCGTCGAGGCGGTAGGCGGCGCGCAGCGGCCAGCCGAGCTTCGACTTGAACCGGGCCAGGCCCAGATTGGGCACCCCGGCCCGCTCGAACTTGGTGGACAGGCCGCAATCGCGGTGATCGAAACGGATGACGTAGAAGCCGAGCTCGACCAGACCGTCGACGAACTCGTCGGGCCAGGCGCTCAGCTGCATGCCGAGCCCATGCACCAGCAGCAGCGGCGGGGCTTTGGGGTCGCCTGCGGTGTCGAAGGCGATGCGGATTCCGTTGGCGTTCAGCGTAGGCATGGCAACGTGTCGGCCGCTCAGGCGGCGTGAGCTCATCGAAACAGCAGGCTAGGCTCGCCGCGAAAGCGGCATGCGGCCAGCATATCACTTTCGACATCACGCGGGCGCTCGCGCGAGCGTACGATTTGTCTTACGCCGGGGGAGCCGCGTCAGTCCACCGCGGGCAGCCTGCGCGCAGCGGCGCGGCGCTCCGCGAAAAACGCTTTCAGCAGGCTGCTGGCCTCGACGGCCAACAGCCCGCCCACCACCTCGGTGTGGTGATTGAGCCGGTTCTCGTCGAACAGGTTGAGCACCGACCCGCAGGCGCCGGTCTTCGGGTCGACCGCCCCATACACCACGCGCGCCAGGCGCGCATGCATCATCGCGCCCGAACACATGATGCAGGGTTCCAGGGTGACGTACAGCTCGCAGCCCGGCAGCCGGTAGTTGCCGAGCTTTTCGGCGGCCGCGCGCAGGGCGACGATCTCGGCGTGCGCGGTCGGATCGTGGCGCCCGATCGGCCGGTTGTAGCCGGTGGCGATGACTTCGCCGTCCTTGACCACCACCGCGCCGACCGGCACCTCGCCCTCGGCCCAGGCCAGCCGGGCCTGATCGAGGGCCAGCT includes:
- a CDS encoding alpha/beta hydrolase, coding for MPTLNANGIRIAFDTAGDPKAPPLLLVHGLGMQLSAWPDEFVDGLVELGFYVIRFDHRDCGLSTKFERAGVPNLGLARFKSKLGWPLRAAYRLDDMAEDAIGVLSALGVARAHVVGVAMGGMIAQILAARYPQRILSLTSIMSSSCRRGLPGPEKKISKLLARRPADPADTESIIAHELSVARGIGSPSYPTPDKVLRKRVARSVHRSYCPAGVARQTMAIAASGDRCALLRTITAPSLIIHGAADPLVPLACGEDTASRIPGARLEIIEGMGHDLPPQLVERLLALIDAHARGKMLPDSTPRLFVKQ
- the tadA gene encoding tRNA adenosine(34) deaminase TadA, coding for MTESAIPEPGAVGYMQLALDQARLAWAEGEVPVGAVVVKDGEVIATGYNRPIGRHDPTAHAEIVALRAAAEKLGNYRLPGCELYVTLEPCIMCSGAMMHARLARVVYGAVDPKTGACGSVLNLFDENRLNHHTEVVGGLLAVEASSLLKAFFAERRAAARRLPAVD